From a region of the Triticum aestivum cultivar Chinese Spring chromosome 7D, IWGSC CS RefSeq v2.1, whole genome shotgun sequence genome:
- the LOC123163785 gene encoding MADS-box transcription factor ANR1-like codes for MVRGKIVIRRIENMRSRQVTFSKRRRGLLKKARELAILCDVQVGVIIFSSTGRLYEYANSTATTTMGTTMPYIIQNYQSAQEQHQLLNPLSQVMEANGGEILKLRSQRLMFNGKSAGEGLTPY; via the exons ATGGTGAGGGGCAAGATTGTGATTAGGAGGATTGAGAACATGAGAAGCAGGCAAGTCACCTTCTCCAAGCGGCGTCGTGGCCTGCTGAAGAAAGCACGTGAGCTGGCCATCCTCTGCGATGTCCAGGTCGGtgtcatcatcttctcctccactGGTCGCCTCTACGAGTATGCCaactccaccgccaccaccaccatggGCACGACCATGCCTTACATCATTCAAAACTACCAATCTGCACAAGAGCAACATCAACTATTGAATCCATTGTCACAAGTCATG GAAGCTAATGGGGGAGAGATTCTCAAACTTAGGAGCCAAAGACTTATGTTTAATGGAAAATCAGCTGGAGAAGGGCTTACACCGTATTAG
- the LOC123170819 gene encoding MADS-box transcription factor 25-like: MVRGKIVIRRIENMSRRPVTFSKRRHGLLKKARELAILCDVEVGVIVFSTGHLYEYANSTAATSMGTTMPSIIQNYQSAQEQHQLLNPVSQVMEANMGERLSNLAVTNICLMENQLEKSLHRIREKKVAELALFVLIYANHCTLFHNHDTNIVF, encoded by the exons ATGGTGAGGGGCAAGATTGTGATTAGGAGGATTGAGAACATGAGCAGAAGGCCGGTCACATTCTCCAAGCGGCGTCATGGCCTGCTGAAGAAAGCACGTGAGCTGGCCATCCTCTGTGATGTCGAGGTCGGCGTCATTGTCTTCTCCACCGGTCACCTCTACGAGTATGCCAACTCCACCGCCGCCACCAGCATGGGCACGACCATGCCTTCCATCATTCAAAACTACCAATCTGCACAAGAGCAACATCAGCTGCTGAATCCAGTGTCACAAGTCATG GAAGCTAATATGGGGGAGAGATTATCAAACTTAGCAGTCACAAACATATGTTTAATGGAAAATCAGCTGGAGAAGAGCTTACACCGTATTAGAGAAAAGAAGGTAGCTGAGCTCGCTCTGTTTGTTCTTATTTATGCTAATCATTGTACCCTCTTCCATAATCACGACACTAACATTGTTttttag
- the LOC123170252 gene encoding MADS-box transcription factor 25-like isoform X2, with amino-acid sequence MGRGKIVIERIDNPTNRQVTFSKRRGGLMKKARELAILCDADLALIVFSSTGRLYDFASSSGMEAILERYQEAKEEHYGVLNPTSEAKLWQREVTTLRQQVQNLQHNNRQLLGEELSGTTARDLLFLVNQVETSLHSVRKRKEQLMAAEIHELNQKGFHIQKENVELGKKLSIAHEHKIELQKKLSGAMRSSGQQASGSSSKAAAGLLLSTRVREPNIDLELRQQEHEDE; translated from the exons atggGGAGGGGGAAGATTGTGATTGAGAGGATCGACAACCCGACGAATCGTCAGGTGACCTTCTCCAAGAGGCGCGGAGGGCTGATGAAGAAGGCCCGGGAGCTCGCCATCCTCTGTGACGCCGATCTCGCGCTCATCGTCTTCTCCAGCACCGGTCGCCTCTACGACTTTGCGAGCTCCAG CGGAATGGAGGCAATACTAGAGCGGTACCAGGAGGCGAAAGAGGAGCACTACGGGGTGCTGAATCCAACATCAGAGGCAAAG TTATGGCAGAGGGAGGTTACAACCTTGAGGCAGCAAGTGCAAAACTTACAACACAATAATAG GCAACTGTTGGGAGAGGAGCTATCTGGCACCACTGCTCGAGATCTGCTGTTTTTGGTGAACCAAGTTGAGACGAGCTTGCATTCCGTAAGAAAGAGGAAG GAGCAACTTATGGCTGCAGAGATTCATGAACTCAACCAAAAG GGATTTCACATTCAAAAGGAAAATGTAGAACTTGGCAAAAAGTTGAGCATTGCTCATGAGCACAAAATAGAGCTGCAGAAGAAG CTTTCCGGGGCGATGAGATCGAGTGGGCAGCAAGCCAGTGGAAGCAGCTCAAAAGCTGCTGCCGGGTTATTGTTGTCGACTAGAGTACGTGAACCAAATATTGACCTTGAGTTGCGCCAGCAGGAGCATGAGGATGAATAA
- the LOC123170252 gene encoding MADS-box transcription factor 25-like isoform X1 encodes MGRGKIVIERIDNPTNRQVTFSKRRGGLMKKARELAILCDADLALIVFSSTGRLYDFASSSGMEAILERYQEAKEEHYGVLNPTSEAKLWQREVTTLRQQVQNLQHNNRQLLGEELSGTTARDLLFLVNQVETSLHSVRKRKEQLMAAEIHELNQKGFHIQKENVELGKKLSIAHEHKIELQKKVRSAMDSHLSGAMRSSGQQASGSSSKAAAGLLLSTRVREPNIDLELRQQEHEDE; translated from the exons atggGGAGGGGGAAGATTGTGATTGAGAGGATCGACAACCCGACGAATCGTCAGGTGACCTTCTCCAAGAGGCGCGGAGGGCTGATGAAGAAGGCCCGGGAGCTCGCCATCCTCTGTGACGCCGATCTCGCGCTCATCGTCTTCTCCAGCACCGGTCGCCTCTACGACTTTGCGAGCTCCAG CGGAATGGAGGCAATACTAGAGCGGTACCAGGAGGCGAAAGAGGAGCACTACGGGGTGCTGAATCCAACATCAGAGGCAAAG TTATGGCAGAGGGAGGTTACAACCTTGAGGCAGCAAGTGCAAAACTTACAACACAATAATAG GCAACTGTTGGGAGAGGAGCTATCTGGCACCACTGCTCGAGATCTGCTGTTTTTGGTGAACCAAGTTGAGACGAGCTTGCATTCCGTAAGAAAGAGGAAG GAGCAACTTATGGCTGCAGAGATTCATGAACTCAACCAAAAG GGATTTCACATTCAAAAGGAAAATGTAGAACTTGGCAAAAAGTTGAGCATTGCTCATGAGCACAAAATAGAGCTGCAGAAGAAGGTGAGAAGTGCCATGGATTCTCAT CTTTCCGGGGCGATGAGATCGAGTGGGCAGCAAGCCAGTGGAAGCAGCTCAAAAGCTGCTGCCGGGTTATTGTTGTCGACTAGAGTACGTGAACCAAATATTGACCTTGAGTTGCGCCAGCAGGAGCATGAGGATGAATAA